The genomic window ACAGTTTCAGAAGAGGATATGAGAGCTATAAGAGGAAGACAGATAAGTATGATTTTCCAAGATCCGATGACATCTTTAAATCCAGTTTTAACTGTTGGAGATCAGATAGCTGAAGTTATTCAGATACATGAAAAGCTTTCAACAAAAGATGCGATGGAAAAAGCAAGTGAGATGTTGGAATTAGTAGGAATTCCAGGAAATAGATTGAATGATTATCCACACCAATTCTCGGGAGGAATGAAGCAAAGGGTTGTAATTGCTATTGCCTTGGCATGTAATCCAAAACTTTTAATAGCGGATGAACCTACGACAGCTCTAGATGTTACGATTCAGGCACAAGTGCTAGACTTGATGAACGATTTAAAAGAAAAATTAAAAACATCAATGATTTTAATAACGCATGATTTAGGAGTAGTTGCTCAAGTGTGTGATAAAGTAGCGATAATGTATGCAGGAGAGATTGTAGAATCAGGAACTTTATATGAAATTTTTGAAAATCCAAAGCATCCATACACTCATGGATTGTTTGACTCAATACCTAACTTAGATGAAGAGGTAACTAGATTAAGACCAATAAAAGGATTGATGCCTGATCCGACAAATTTACCAACGGGCTGCAGATTCCACCCGAGATGTCCACATGCACAAGATGAGTGCTCAAAAAGAAGTCCAAGAACTTTTGATGATAATGGACATAAAGTTAAATGCTTAGCTTATGAAGGTATAATAAACGTACCTGAGTTACAAGGGGGAAGAAAT from Cetobacterium sp. ZOR0034 includes these protein-coding regions:
- a CDS encoding ABC transporter ATP-binding protein; the protein is MEKLLNIKNLSINYETNDEKVLAVTDLEIELNEGETLGLVGETGAGKSTTALGIMRLVPNPPGKILSGEIFFQGRNLLTVSEEDMRAIRGRQISMIFQDPMTSLNPVLTVGDQIAEVIQIHEKLSTKDAMEKASEMLELVGIPGNRLNDYPHQFSGGMKQRVVIAIALACNPKLLIADEPTTALDVTIQAQVLDLMNDLKEKLKTSMILITHDLGVVAQVCDKVAIMYAGEIVESGTLYEIFENPKHPYTHGLFDSIPNLDEEVTRLRPIKGLMPDPTNLPTGCRFHPRCPHAQDECSKRSPRTFDDNGHKVKCLAYEGIINVPELQGGRNGR